One window from the genome of Halomicrobium zhouii encodes:
- a CDS encoding RNA-guided endonuclease InsQ/TnpB family protein, producing MTVVRNIQVKLDVPADAHSSLDATFEQFRHAAQYVVDYGWAGDPTEIVTNQNDLNAATYDEVRTQTALHSNHVQSARRLATDALDNYQSRIFDGGAASKPTFRGTAVVYGSRTITYNDDHCTLATVDGRIRANYVTPDDPDSTPFEDYWDRNEWERKEATLHKRDGAYYLHVAVAKEPDTDPSTVENGAVLGVDLNVDGSLAVTSTGRFLGNADFLNHKRDEYERRRSSLQQTGTRSAHLTILRSGSRFAHWSEDYLHRVSKVIVHEARRHDCAAIAFEDLENIRDRISNASKFQQWAFRMIQEFTEYKAEEHGVLVETVDPAYTSQRCSHSACGFIDRGNRDGDEFECLHCGKQLHADYNAARNIGWRLVQHWLTSGAGRANCQVALKSGMLNANGEFTPAMSNGQSGSPLTSPPL from the coding sequence GTGACGGTCGTCCGGAACATCCAGGTCAAGCTCGACGTGCCAGCGGACGCGCATAGCAGTCTCGATGCCACGTTCGAGCAATTCCGCCACGCAGCACAGTACGTGGTGGACTACGGCTGGGCCGGCGACCCCACCGAGATCGTCACCAATCAAAACGACCTTAACGCGGCTACCTACGACGAGGTACGTACGCAGACTGCTCTCCACTCGAATCACGTCCAATCGGCGCGACGGCTCGCCACCGACGCCCTCGACAACTACCAAAGTCGGATTTTCGACGGTGGCGCAGCGAGTAAACCGACGTTCCGTGGCACGGCCGTCGTGTACGGCTCTCGTACGATCACGTACAACGACGACCACTGCACTCTCGCCACTGTCGACGGGCGGATTCGTGCCAACTACGTCACTCCAGACGACCCTGACAGCACGCCATTCGAGGACTACTGGGACAGAAACGAGTGGGAACGCAAGGAAGCTACACTGCACAAGCGTGACGGCGCATACTATCTCCACGTAGCCGTTGCAAAAGAGCCTGACACCGACCCATCGACAGTCGAGAACGGAGCGGTTCTTGGCGTTGATCTTAACGTGGATGGTTCCCTCGCCGTCACCAGCACAGGCCGGTTCCTCGGCAACGCAGACTTCCTCAACCACAAACGAGACGAGTACGAACGACGACGAAGCAGCCTCCAGCAGACAGGCACTCGGTCAGCTCATCTCACGATTCTGCGTAGTGGGAGTAGATTTGCCCACTGGAGTGAAGACTATCTGCACCGTGTATCGAAAGTCATCGTGCACGAAGCCCGCCGACACGACTGCGCTGCCATCGCGTTCGAAGACCTGGAGAACATCCGCGACCGCATCTCGAACGCGTCGAAGTTCCAGCAATGGGCGTTCCGCATGATTCAAGAGTTCACTGAGTACAAGGCCGAAGAACACGGCGTTCTCGTTGAGACCGTGGATCCAGCGTACACGAGTCAGCGGTGCAGTCACTCCGCGTGCGGGTTCATAGATCGAGGCAATCGTGATGGCGACGAGTTCGAGTGTCTTCACTGTGGAAAGCAACTCCACGCCGATTACAATGCCGCCCGAAACATCGGATGGCGACTTGTCCAGCACTGGCTCACGTCTGGTGCTGGACGGGCCAACTGTCAGGTGGCCCTGAAGTCAGGGATGCTGAACGCGAACGGTGAGTTTACACCTGCCATGAGCAATGGCCAGAGCGGGAGTCCACTGACAAGCCCACCCCTGTAG